From Peromyscus maniculatus bairdii isolate BWxNUB_F1_BW_parent chromosome 8, HU_Pman_BW_mat_3.1, whole genome shotgun sequence, a single genomic window includes:
- the Fam117a gene encoding protein FAM117A isoform X3: protein MVRAPLPSFPPGSPVLRLSPCLHRSLEGLNQELEEVFVKEQGEEELLRILEVPDGHRAPAPSHNSSCDHPLLLLEPGNMTSSPSVPLASPQPPGQASREEHRGATEELTSIPSDKASSPGRPAFLEEGSPSPVLAFAASPRPNHSYVFKREPPEGCERVRVFEEATSPGPDLAFVTSCPDKNKVHFNPTGSAFCPVSLIKPLFPSMGFIFRNCPSSPGSPLPPGSPRAPPRKDPEASKASSLPFEPWQRTPPSEESVLFQSSLVV from the exons ATGGTGAGG GCACCCCTTCCCAGCTTCCCCCCAGGGTCCCCTGTCCTGCGACTCAGCCCTTGCCTGCACAGAAGCCTGGAGGGGCTCAACCAGGAGCTGGAAGAGGTGTTTGTGAAGGAGCAGGGTGAAGAGGAGCTGCTGAGG ATTCTTGAGGTCCCTGATGGGCACCGTGCCCCAGCTCCTTCACACAATAGCAGCTGTgaccatcccctcctcctcctggaacCAGGCAACATGACCAGCTCTCCCTCTGTGCCCCTGGCATCCCCTCAGCCTCCTGGCCAGGCCAGCCGTGAGGAGCACCGGGGTGCCACTGAGGAGCTGACATCCATCCCCAGTGACAAAG cctcctctccAGGCCGCCCAGCCTTCCTAGAAGAGGGCAGTCCGTCTCCAGTCCTTGCCTTTGCCGCCTCCCCTCGGCCCAATCACAGCTATGTCTTCAAACGGGAGCCCCCAGAAGGCTGTGAGAGAGTCCGTGTGTTTGAGGAGGCCAC GTCCCCGGGTCCTGACCTGGCCTTCGTGACTTCCTGTCCTGACAAGAACAAGGTTCACTTCAACCCGACTGGCTCAGCCTTCTGCCCTGTCAGCTTGATCAAGCCCCTCTTCCCCAGCATGGGCTTCATCTTCCGGAACTGCCCctccagccctggctctcctctccCCCCGGGCAGCCCCAGGGCACCCCCTCGGAAGGATCCAGAAGCTTCCAAGGCCTCCTCACTGCCATTTGAGCCATGGCAGCGCACCCCACCATCAGAAGAGTCCGTGCTTTTCCAGAGCTCCTTGGTAGTCTGA
- the Slc35b1 gene encoding solute carrier family 35 member B1 isoform X1, producing MRSLPPAGDVRLELSPSPPLPLPALSGSPADSSVRLMAASRSLVPDRLRLPLCFLGVFVCYFYYGILQEKITRGKYGEGPKQETFTFALTLVFIQCVINAMFAKILIQFFDTARVDRTRTWLYAACSVSYVGAMVSSNSALQFVNYPTQVLGKSCKPIPVMLLGVTLLKKKYPVAKYLCVLLIVAGVALFMYKPKKMVGVEEHTVGFGELLLLLSLTLDGLTGVSQDHMRAHYQTGSNHMMLNINLWSTLLLGAGILFTGELWEFLSFAERYPSIIYNILLFGLTSALGQSFIFMTVVYFGPLTCSIITTTRKFFTILASVIFFANPISSMQWVGTVLVFLGLGLDAKFGKGAKKTSH from the exons ATGAGGTCCCTGCCACCGGCCGGCGATGTCCGCCTGGAGCTTTCGCCTTCGCCGCCGCTACCGCTACCTGCTCTGAGCGGGTCTCCGGCCGACTCGTCCGTGCGTCTCATGGCCGCTAGCAGATCCCTGGTGCCTGACCGGCTGCGCCTGCCGCTGTGCTTCCTGGGTGTCTTTGTCTGCTATTTCTACTATGGGATCCTACAGGAGAAGAT AACAAGAGGAAAGTATGGGGAAGGACCCAAACAGGAGACGTTCACCTTTGCCTTAACTTTGGTTTTCATCCAGTGCGTGATCAATGCTATGTTTGCCAAGATCT TGATCCAGTTTTTTGACACTGCCAGGGTGGATCGTACTCGGACCTGGCTCTATGCTGCCTGCTCTGTCTCCTATGTGGGTGCCATGGTCTCCAGCAACTCCGCACTACAGTTTGTCAACTATCCAACTCAG GTCCTTGGTAAATCCTGCAAGCCAATCCCAG TTATGCTCCTTGGGGTGACCCTCCTGAAGAAGAAGTACCCAGTGGCCAAGTACCTGTGTGTGTTGCTAATTGTGGCTGGTGTAGCTCTCTTCATGTACAAGCCCAAGAAAATGGTTGGGGTAGAAGAACACACAGTCGGCTTTGGAGAGCTGCTTCTG ctCTTGTCTCTGACCCTGGACGGACTGACAGGTGTTTCTCAGGACCATATGCGGGCTCATTACCAAACAGGTTCCAACCACATGATGTTGAACATCAACCTTTGGTCCACATTGCTGCTCGGTGCTG GGATCCTGTTCACCGGGGAACTCTGGGAGTTCTTAAGCTTCGCTGAGAGGTACCCAAGCATCATCTATAACATCCTGCTCTTTGGCCTGACCAGTGCCCTGGGCCAG AGCTTCATCTTCATGACAGTTGTGTATTTTGGTCCCCTGACTTGCTCCATCATCACCACAACACGGAAGTTCTTCACCATCTTGGCTTCTGTGATCTTCTTCGCCAACCCCATCAGCTCCATGCAGTGGGTGGGCACCGTGCTGGTATTCCTGG GTCTCGGTCTTGATGCCAAGTTTGGGAAAGGAGCAAAGAAGACCTCCCACTAG
- the Slc35b1 gene encoding solute carrier family 35 member B1 isoform X2, with amino-acid sequence MVSSNSALQFVNYPTQVLGKSCKPIPVMLLGVTLLKKKYPVAKYLCVLLIVAGVALFMYKPKKMVGVEEHTVGFGELLLLLSLTLDGLTGVSQDHMRAHYQTGSNHMMLNINLWSTLLLGAGILFTGELWEFLSFAERYPSIIYNILLFGLTSALGQSFIFMTVVYFGPLTCSIITTTRKFFTILASVIFFANPISSMQWVGTVLVFLGLGLDAKFGKGAKKTSH; translated from the exons ATGGTCTCCAGCAACTCCGCACTACAGTTTGTCAACTATCCAACTCAG GTCCTTGGTAAATCCTGCAAGCCAATCCCAG TTATGCTCCTTGGGGTGACCCTCCTGAAGAAGAAGTACCCAGTGGCCAAGTACCTGTGTGTGTTGCTAATTGTGGCTGGTGTAGCTCTCTTCATGTACAAGCCCAAGAAAATGGTTGGGGTAGAAGAACACACAGTCGGCTTTGGAGAGCTGCTTCTG ctCTTGTCTCTGACCCTGGACGGACTGACAGGTGTTTCTCAGGACCATATGCGGGCTCATTACCAAACAGGTTCCAACCACATGATGTTGAACATCAACCTTTGGTCCACATTGCTGCTCGGTGCTG GGATCCTGTTCACCGGGGAACTCTGGGAGTTCTTAAGCTTCGCTGAGAGGTACCCAAGCATCATCTATAACATCCTGCTCTTTGGCCTGACCAGTGCCCTGGGCCAG AGCTTCATCTTCATGACAGTTGTGTATTTTGGTCCCCTGACTTGCTCCATCATCACCACAACACGGAAGTTCTTCACCATCTTGGCTTCTGTGATCTTCTTCGCCAACCCCATCAGCTCCATGCAGTGGGTGGGCACCGTGCTGGTATTCCTGG GTCTCGGTCTTGATGCCAAGTTTGGGAAAGGAGCAAAGAAGACCTCCCACTAG